One Serratia liquefaciens genomic window, CACCGCTCGACAAGGTCACGCTGCCTGCGTCAATCCCCGTAACGCGAACCCCGGCTCGAGATTCAACGCCACATTCTTCCAGCGCCTGGCGGATCACCACCGCAGGTTCAGCCCCCATGCCGGCGCCCACTTCGGCCGCCGTATCGACAATCACCACGCGAATATCGGCTTGGTTGCCCAAAATGGCACGTAAGCGCATCGGCATTTCAGCGGCGCTTTCCAGCCCGGTAAGCCCCCCGCCGACCACCACCACGGTATTGCGTGCCGGGGTATCCGGTTGAGTCGCCAGCGCTTTTAAATGGGCATCCAGCCGTTGTGCACTTTGCAGCGTATCGACATTAAAACCATGCTCGGCAAAACCGGCAACCGCAGGCACGAACAGTTTGCTGCCGGTTGCCACTACCAGGCGGTCATACGCCAACTGAAGTTTTTTCCCCTCGGCGCTCTCCACCACCAGCGTCTTGTTTTCGCCGTCTATCTGCTCAACCAGACCGGCCAGATGACGAACACCAATCGCAGCGAGCTGTGCCGAGATGTCCGGACTCATATTTTCCAGTACGGCCTCGTACAATCTTGGGCGGATCGTGACGTTCGGGGTCGGCGAAACCATCGTTACCTCAACGCTCTGTTCCTTACCGGCAAGCGCTACGGCTCGCATGGCGGAGACGGCGGCCCAAAACCCGGCAAAACCAGAACCGGCGATCACTATTTTCTGCGTCATGGAATGACTCCTTCAAATACCTGTTGTCGAGCGCCTGAGGTGTTTTTCAGGCGAATTTTACCGCTCCGCCCCTGAAAAAGGGTGCAGAAGGGTGACCGCCTGTGGCACACAGGCGGGTAAAAACATCAGAGAAATTACGGGGGCGTTATTGCGACTTGACGCGGGCGGGCTTGCCGCTGCGAGTGGTGCGCTCGCTCAGGCGTTCATCAAGCCAGATGTTGACCTCGCCAAAGAACCCTTCTGGCGCCTTGCGCCCAAATCGAGAGGCGACGGTGCCCAGCGTTTGTACCGCCAGCGCATCGCGCATCGCCTTTTCGGCCTGCAGCATCACCGCATGGATCGCACACTTGCCTGATACGGCCCAGTCAGGCGGGCTGTCGTCAAACACTGCGCAGCGACCGCGGACTTCCTGGCAATCGAACAACGGCTTGTGCCCTTCAATGGCATCGATAATTTCCAGGAAGGTGATCTCCTCTGCCGGACGGGCCAGCCGATACCCACCGCGCACGCCTTCGCTGGCGGCGACGATCCCCGCCTTCTCCAGCTTGGGGAAAATCTTGGCCAGGAAACTGGGTGAAATTCCCTGCAGTTCCGCGAGATCGCGACTGCTTAGCGCACGCTGATCCTCGCCGACCAACCAAAGCAAACAGTGGATGCCGTATTCAACGCTGGTAGTGATGTAAGCCATATTAAGTTTGCGCTGCACTCTTGAATTCAATAACGCAGACTATATTAGTCCACGTTTATTCTGTCAATTAAAACGCGGACAAACTTTGTCTTTGTTTTTTCATGGTGGCGAAAAGAATGCATCAACGAGGCCGAAGGCCGTTGATCGTCAAGGGAAGATCCCTAAGTGAAAATAAAAAATT contains:
- a CDS encoding NAD(P)/FAD-dependent oxidoreductase, translating into MTQKIVIAGSGFAGFWAAVSAMRAVALAGKEQSVEVTMVSPTPNVTIRPRLYEAVLENMSPDISAQLAAIGVRHLAGLVEQIDGENKTLVVESAEGKKLQLAYDRLVVATGSKLFVPAVAGFAEHGFNVDTLQSAQRLDAHLKALATQPDTPARNTVVVVGGGLTGLESAAEMPMRLRAILGNQADIRVVIVDTAAEVGAGMGAEPAVVIRQALEECGVESRAGVRVTGIDAGSVTLSSGERIATDTVILAAGVRAHPLVEQIPGERDSAGRIVGDAFLHAPAMDGVFVTGDTVKAATDELGNHNLMTCQHAMSLGRVAGHNAAAELLGLPLHPYSQPKYVTCLDLGPWGALYTEGWDRQVRFTREEGKKIKQEINTQWIYPPAADRQALFAVANPDYVIVP
- a CDS encoding RrF2 family transcriptional regulator, which codes for MAYITTSVEYGIHCLLWLVGEDQRALSSRDLAELQGISPSFLAKIFPKLEKAGIVAASEGVRGGYRLARPAEEITFLEIIDAIEGHKPLFDCQEVRGRCAVFDDSPPDWAVSGKCAIHAVMLQAEKAMRDALAVQTLGTVASRFGRKAPEGFFGEVNIWLDERLSERTTRSGKPARVKSQ